The following are encoded in a window of Psilocybe cubensis strain MGC-MH-2018 chromosome 4, whole genome shotgun sequence genomic DNA:
- a CDS encoding putative nucleolar complex protein 14 — protein sequence MAKGSQLSQLKAALNKAGLTGPPNSKKRKRGQPLEKDKEKKAAKLEEIHQRLNPFDVKVTKLKHDVGGRRLKGITGRPAKSKQADLDQRKKVLLKEYEEKDRAGGIVDRRFGENDPTMSLEERMLERFTKERQRASKGMAFNLEDEDDLTHYGQSLSKMDDFDDVGLEEDSDEEDKHGQIARDVVSRTHFGGFGDEPEEEEEGPARKKTKAEVMAEVMAKSKEHKMRRQMERDQDDNIRHELDNQFADLRELIFAPDPSSSGSNMIPLGVREGGPYPKPPVDAETVVTKLIPTGEGDDYDQHVRELAFDKRAKPKDRTKTEEELALEAKEALEKAERRRRRRMLGLDESEDEDEGGKGKAKRKRGGDDLDDDFDDPNEDLSLLGPGLGGEVAADEDDEEESDEDEEEGSDEGEEEEGSDEDGNSELEGSDESEGEEGDHEQLVAPRRTAKTKSKGKKKAKQELPFTFPCPSSHEEFLEIIEDIDDDDVPVVVQRIRALYHTSLAADNKLKLQTFATILIDHVLYIASPPNPRYSLITALFPHILAITKAYPIPIARHFNSKLNLMHKNLKRGLSRGPLDPDAKTWPGIPELSLLRLIGLIWPTSDLNHAVVSPTRLLLGAYLGLGRVRTLRDIASGLFLSTLFLQYESLSKRLVPEVINFLLNTVLFLAPHPFERVTDLPGSFPSPDFRSKLCQKLAMDAKVKKSLVARKANLTTLMESDDSDEQAKADLLSLSFGLLGEFAGLYKGLDGFIELYEPVLAVLENLDSKHLFDGHKTQLGKLVDSLQRLLKFSHQARKPLCLQAHRPIPIPTYIPKFETTTSNYLRRQDPDHEKNQASKLRNQYKQERKGAIRELRKDARFLAGVEQKKQIEKDRAYNERMRRVFGSIEGERAEEKAMEREKAKDKRRAGKK from the exons ATGGCCAAAGGATCGCAGCTATCACAGCTAAAAGCTGCTCTCAATAAAGCAGGGCTAACGGGACCTCCGAatagcaaaaaaagaaagcgcGGTCAACCTCTagagaaagacaaggagaAAAAAGCTGCAAAGCTCGAAGAGATCCACCAGCGTCTCAATCCTTTTGATGTCAAGGTCACAAAGTTGAAACACGATGTTGGAGGGAGAAGACTGAAGGGAATCACCGGAAGGCCTGCAAAAAGCAAGCAGGCTGACCTTGATCAG CGCAAGAAAGTGTTGTTGAAGGaatatgaagaaaaagacagAGCTGGTGGCATTGTCGATCGACGTTTCGGTGAAAATGATCCTACTATGAGCTTGGAAGAACGTATGCTGGAACGCTTCACCAAGGAGAGACAACGGGCTTCGAAGGGAATGGCGTTCAATctggaggacgaggatgaccTCACACACTATGGTCAAAGTTTATCAAAAATGGACGACTTTGACGACGTTGGACTGGAAGAAGATAGCGACGAAGAAGATAAGCATG GTCAAATTGCCCGAGATGTTGTCAGTAGGACACATTTTGGCGGCTTTGGAGACGAAccggaagaagaggaagaaggg CCTGCgagaaagaaaacgaagGCTGAGGTCATGGCCGAAGTAATGGCCAAAAGTAAAGAGCATAAA ATGCGCCGACAAATGGAACGCGACCAAGACGATAACATTCGTCACGAACTCGATAATCAATTTGCGGATTTACGAGAACTAATTTTCGCGCCAGACCCTTCGTCTAGTGGTAGCAATATGATACCGCTTGGTGTACGAGAGGGGGGGCCATATCCCAAACCACCCGTTGATGCCGAAACTGTAGTGACCAAACTGATTCCTACGGGCGAAGGCGATGATTATGACCAACACGTCCGAGAGTTGGCGTTTGACAAACGCGCCAAACCCAAAGATCGAACAAAGACAGAAGAGGAATTGGCATTGGAGGCAAAAGAAGCCTTGGAAAAGGCAGAAAGAAGGCGCCGAAGGCGTATGTTGGGTCTGGACGAaagcgaagacgaagatgaaggaggaaagggaaaagcgAAGcggaaaagaggaggagacgaCTTAGACGATGATTTCGACGATCCTAATGAAGACCTAAGTTTATTGGGACCAGGCCTCGGAGGTGAGGTTGCTgcggatgaagacgacgaagaggaaagtgatgaggatgaagaagaaggtaGCGAcgaaggagaggaagaagaaggatcggatgaggatggtAATTCCGAGCTTGAAGGCTCAGATGAATCagaaggagaggagggagatCATGAACAACTTGTTGCGCCTCGCAGAACAGCAAAAACAAAATCCAAGGGCAAAAAGAAGGCGAAGCAAGAACTACCTTTCACTTTTCCATGTCCCAGCAGTCACGAGGAATTCCTTGAAATCATTGAAGACattgacgacgacgatgtaCCCGTAGTGGTGCAAAGAATACGTGCCTTGTATCATACAAGTCTAGCGGCTGATAATAAACTTAAGCTCCAG ACATTCGCAACAATACTCATCGATCACGTCCTATATATTGCCTCTCCTCCAAATCCCCGCTATTCCTTGATAACAGCTTTATTCCCTCACATCCTTGCCATAACGAAAGCATATCCTATTCCAATTGCCCGTCATTTCAACAGCAAACTAAATCTAATGCATAAAAACCTGAAACGAGGGCTTTCCCGTGGCCCTCTCGACCCTGATGCCAAAACATGGCCTGGAATTCCAGAGTTGTCTCTCCTACGATTAATTGGACTTATCTGGCCGACCAGTGATCTCAACCACGCGGTTGTTTCCCCTACGCGACTTCTTTTAGGTGCATACCTTGGCTTGGGACGGGTGAGGACATTGCGCGATATTGCAAGTGGTTTGTTTTTGTCCACTCTGTTCCTGCAATACGAATCACTCTCGAAGCGACTTGTACCAGAAGTAATCAATTTCCTCCTAAATACCGTTCTTTTCCTTGCACCGCATCCGTTTGAGCGCGTCACCGATCTTCCTGGCTCGTTCCCTTCACCCGACTTCCGATCAAAATTATGCCAAAAACTCGCCATGGATGCTAAAGTTAAAAAATCGCTCGTAGCCCGAAAGGCAAACTTGACGACACTTATGGAATCTGATGATTCAGACGAGCAGGCAAAGGCGGACTTGCTCTCGCTTTCCTTCGGATTACTTGGGGAATTTGCCGGTTTGTATAAAGGCCTTGATGGTTTCATTGAATTATATGAGCCTGTGTTAGCTGTCCTCGAAAATCTTGATAGCAAACATCTTTTCGACGGCCACAAG ACACAACTTGGGAAACTCGTTGACTCCCTTCAACGACTGCTCAAATTTTCACATCAAGCCAGAAAGCCGCTGTGTCTACAAGCACATAGGCCTATCCCTATCCCAACCTACATTCCCAAGTTTGAAACTACTACGTCGAACTACCTGCGCAGGCAAGATCCTGATCATGAAAAGAACCAGGCCT